From Mesorhizobium sp. Pch-S:
CACGGCCATTCACATGATCCGACGCTGTTCTGGATCGGGCGGGTTCATCGATTGCCCGTTGTGGGCGTTGCCGCTGCCGGGCAGGGCCCTGGGGGACGGCATCCTGCCGCGCAATACAATCTGATCGAGATCGATAAAACCGCGAATGGCTGGCGTATCGGATTGACACGTCGCGGGATCACCGGACCTGCGCTCGCGATCGCCGACCTTCAGACACTGGAGCTCGGCGCAGAACCGGAAAAATCTACGGTCTGAGGGTCTCGATCAAGGGCAGGAGGCGGTCCCAGAACAGGGCAGTCGAGACGGCGAGGCCCGCGAGCACGCCGACCAGCACAAGGCCAAGCCAGCTAAGGATCGTGCGGCCACGTGTTCGCACGTCTGCCTGGGGCTTGGTTTCCGTTGGCGGACCGGCTTGAGGCTTTGGCTGCTCCATCGATTCGATGCCGCCTTCCATGAGGCGCTGCCGTTCGACCAGACGCTCGGCGACATAGCGGGTGACCTGGTCGCCAACGATCTTCATATCCGGGGACTCGGCCAGAACGACACGGCCAAGACGCGTGTCCTTGACGAAACGATAGGTTCGACGATCTCGGCCCATCGCGACATGGCTGACGGCGTCGATCCACAATCGTGGCTGCAGTCCCGAAGACAGCGCGAAATCGAAATAATCGATATCGGAGGTTACGTCTGCAAAGACCGGCGACAGCTCCGACGCCAGCAATTCCAGCCGCATGCGATGAGCTTCGCGCATGTCGACGACGACGTCGTCGCGGTCCGCCAGCGCGTTCTTCACGTCGCGGACAGCCTCCGACAGCTTGCTGCGCGCCTGGTTGATCGGGGTAACGGTTTCGCCTGCTTCCGGCATCGCCTTGCCTCGCGGTTTGGTAAACCACCGGTTAACACGAACCGGGAAGGATTTCATCCATCGCGATTGTGTCGGAATGATCTCGGAACCGCTGGGCGTCGGGTATCAGGGAAAATCCGGTGTCGAAATCGGTTCATTCGCCTGATTTCGCAGGATGCCGCGTAACAGTTCGATGATAAGTCCTGGGGTCTCGTCGATCAGCATGTGGCCGGCGACAGGCACCAGATGCAGGTCGAAATGGGCAGGCAGTTTGTCTGACTGGCTGACGGGCAGGACGGTGTCCAGGACCCCCCAGACGACCGCGACAGGCATGGCGAGACTGGCGACCAGTTCGGCCGGAATGACGCCCTGCCGCCCGCCGCGCGTGATGGCCATCACGATCTCGGCGAGCTTTTCCATCTGGCCGGAGCGGGCGCGCATCGCCATATCATCGGCAACGGCTCGTTCGGACACGAGATGTCCAGGGCCCGACATGGCCGCAAGGCACGCCCGGATTTCATCATCCTGAGCAGCCTTGGCAAAGCGACGCAGCAGTGCCGCGTCGATTTCCTCGCCATATCCCCCTGGCGCCAACAATGTCAGCGAAGCAATACGCTCGGGCGCTGAAAGCGCGATCAAGGTCGCGACAGCCCCGCCCATCGAATGGCCGACAAGGTGAACCTGGTCGGCGTTGCGCTCCACGAGGTCGGCAAGAACGGCTTCAGCCATCCGTTTCGGCGATCGCGCTCCCTCTACTTCCAGCGAAGCACCATGGCCCGGCAGGTCATAGGCGATGATCTCGGCCGCGTCGGCAAGCTGAGACCCGATCTCTGTCCACATGCCATGAGAACCACCGAAACCGTGCAGCAGCACAATCGTTGGTCCGGTTCCTTGTTCGTGAGCGAAGAGGGAAGTCATCAAGTCGCGCCGCTCAATCCCGCCGTTCGAAGGGCTCCGATGAATTTTTCTATCATATCAGCCGGGTAGTTACGCTTGAGAAGAGTTGCCCGCGGGTTGCTGACATAGGTCGGGAAATTGGCTTCCAGCAGATCGATGATGTCTTTGACCAGGCGCTGGTTGCCGGCTTCGGATGCCACGATCAATCGCCCCGTGAGAAAAAGCGGATTGGGAGCGACTGTTGCAAGAGGAGCAACCGCCTTGGTTGCGAGTGCCTTGTCGCCCTGCATGTAGGCGCTTGCAAAAAGCCCGTAGTCCCACCATGCGGCGTGGGCGCCGTTTGCGGCTTCGATCGCCTGGGTCATCGCGGTCGCACCCCTCGTGTAGTCGCCGCTGAAGGTCAGGGCATAGGCATAGGCAGCGATCGCCTGGGGATCGTACGGGTTCATCCCGTATGCCTTGGATGTCCACTGGACAGTGTCTGTCCACATCCCGAGCCGATTGGAGATATAAGCCTTGGCATTGTAGGCGCGGGGACTTGAAGGATCTGCCTGTATCGCGCGCTGGGCGAATTCCGCAGCCTTCTCCAACGAGGCGTCGGCGGGATAGGCATAGCGCCAGATCAACCCGGTTGTCGTCAGGGTCGACAAGCTCGAATAGACGAGCGACGACTTGGCATTGCCGTCGGCCAGGGCCTCGAAACAACGATAGGCCTTTTCGTGGACTCTGGCGTTGGCCTCGAGTTCGAAGGCATTTTCCTGGATCAGGCAGTCAACGAGGCCCTTGGCCTGGCCGCTCCGGGCCAGGGACGTATAGATGGCGCCGGATACCGGTACCGTGTCGCCCAGAATTTTTCCGACCTGAGGGCCAACCTGCGCCGAGGTGGTGTCGAATTCCGTCAAGTTGCGGGACAAGACGACCGTTCCGTTTTGCAGGTTCTGGATCTCGACCGCGACGGTTCCCGTCGAAGGACCTGGCTGGACGTTGAAAACGAAGCTTGTGGCGTCCGCCGCCCTGTTGCGGTCCTGGGCCGGATCGCGACCGACAAAATTGATGGTTTCGAAATGGGAAAGACCGGCTCGCAGCGCGGTGACCACGCGCTCCACGGCGGCGCCGGTTCCTTTTGCCGTGAGATAGACGATTGGCAGATCTTCCAAGTTCTGCACGGTCCCTGTCGCAGGTGACGGCTGCGGAGCGGTCGTCGCAACGCCGGTTGCGT
This genomic window contains:
- a CDS encoding alpha/beta fold hydrolase; amino-acid sequence: MTSLFAHEQGTGPTIVLLHGFGGSHGMWTEIGSQLADAAEIIAYDLPGHGASLEVEGARSPKRMAEAVLADLVERNADQVHLVGHSMGGAVATLIALSAPERIASLTLLAPGGYGEEIDAALLRRFAKAAQDDEIRACLAAMSGPGHLVSERAVADDMAMRARSGQMEKLAEIVMAITRGGRQGVIPAELVASLAMPVAVVWGVLDTVLPVSQSDKLPAHFDLHLVPVAGHMLIDETPGLIIELLRGILRNQANEPISTPDFP